The Kwoniella shivajii chromosome 7, complete sequence genome includes a region encoding these proteins:
- a CDS encoding adenylylsulfate kinase: protein MATNITFHPGSVTQDERNTLLNQKGATIWLTGLSASGKSTIATALEQHLLHKKLHAYRLDGDNIRFGLNKDLGFDQASRVENIRRIGEVSLLFSLSSTIAITAFISPYISDRELARTLHENHSPAIPFIEVYVDAPLEIVEQRDPKGLYKKARAGEIKDFTGISAPYEAPASPEIHIRTDQVDVAGAVEIIVKYLEEKGLIPA from the exons AACACCCTTTTAAACCAAAAAGGAGCTACTATCTGGTTAACAGGATTGAGCGCTTCTGGCAAA TCCACCATCGCAACTGCTCTTGAACAACATCTTCTACACAAGAAACTACACGCTTATAGATTGGATGGTGATAACATCAGATTCGGattgaacaag GATCTCGGTTTCGATCAAGCTTCCAGAGTTGAAAAC ATTCGACGAATCGGAGAAGTCTCATTActcttttcactttcttccacAATCGCCATAACAGCATTCATCTCACCTTATATCTCAGATCGTGAACTCGCTCGTACATTACACGAGAACCATTCTCCAGCTATCCCATTCATCGAAGTTTACGTTGATGCGCCTCTTGAGATCGTTGAGCAGAGAGATCCCAAAGGATTATACAAGAAAGCCAGAGCTGGTGAGATTAAAG ACTTCACCGGTATCTCAGCACCTTACGAAGCTCCTGCATCTCCCGAGATTCACATCAGGACTGACCAAGTTGATGTAGCTGGAGCAGTGGAGATCATAGTTAAATACCTCGAGGAGAAAGGTTTGATCCCTGCTTAG